The DNA window gAAGCTCAAGCTCAAGTTCCGCGAGGTGCCATATTCGGTCGAGACAGACGAGACGGAGATGATCAGTATGAACTACGTAGCCTCTGGGGGGGGCAGTGCTGCGGTCGCGTCCGCTCCTTCGAAAGAAGAGCGCCCTACACGGTCTGTCGAGTCCAACGGCAAGGGAAAGCGACGACTTGTCGAAAGCGAAAACGAGGACAGCAAGgggcaggcgctcgacgaaGACAATGTCCCTTTGActcgagaagaagaggagacGCTCGCCTCGCTCACTACCAAGGCCAACGCCATCAAAATGCTACACTCTCGCATTCGACTGCTTGTGGCGTATCTAGAGCATTTGCCATCGTCGTTTGTCAATGGTCTGACGACCGATGATGACAGCATGGACACGGAATACAGTACGGTCCCCTCTTTGCCGATCTTGCGGCAGATTCAGGCCCTGGTCAGCCGACTGGACCTGATCATCCCGTCTGACAAGGACGCCTATGAACGGGAAATTCGCCAGGAGACCAACAACGTCCACCTAGTCGGCCTGCTCAATCAAATGATGCAGGGCGTGACTGAGGCGCGCCACGTGGGCAAAAAGTTTCACAtcatcgaggcggccaagtcgacgggccggcggggCGCACCAGACTTTCAAGGAGGCTCGTCTTTCAACTTGCCGGGAGCGGGGGAGCTGCTCATCTAGAAAAGAAGAGCAGGCCCGTGTGAGGGTGGGGGTCGGAGTACTGGGCTTGGCGGGGCGTTTCGGAGAGCATGCCTTTAGCCTGTTTATTGGAGTTCAACAGGATCATGAAGGCTGCATGGACCGCCGTCCTTGCGCGTTCACGCTCAATACACGGTAGTTTCACGCCAT is part of the Purpureocillium takamizusanense chromosome 7, complete sequence genome and encodes:
- a CDS encoding uncharacterized protein (COG:O~COG:T~EggNog:ENOG503NW2Z~MEROPS:MER0030137), which encodes MDSRSSNPLLSSQRSSQLQAVLHPLVLLTISDYITRHTLRQQTGPIVGALLGQQNGREITIEHAFECHTLPAPAVEGRYLLDTEKFSLRLEQMTQVHKERQLEFVGWYTLLPPTGPTPTVLPIHEQILRDWNESAILLGFHPEEVVNHSVGGKLPLTVYESNYEVDELKGDQDGEDRKMDDGESKLKLKFREVPYSVETDETEMISMNYVASGGGSAAVASAPSKEERPTRSVESNGKGKRRLVESENEDSKGQALDEDNVPLTREEEETLASLTTKANAIKMLHSRIRLLVAYLEHLPSSFVNGLTTDDDSMDTEYSTVPSLPILRQIQALVSRLDLIIPSDKDAYEREIRQETNNVHLVGLLNQMMQGVTEARHVGKKFHIIEAAKSTGRRGAPDFQGGSSFNLPGAGELLI